A region from the Lentimonas sp. CC4 genome encodes:
- a CDS encoding aromatic aminobenezylarsenical efflux permease ArsG family transporter, which produces MTNELIAATTALWLGILTSISPCPLATNVAAVSLLARKAHNKRRACAGAIAYTLGRVVVYMGLATILMTGLTSMPTLSSFLRNEIVPLIGPILILAGMAVVGLLPIPANFRLGNAQFADKLTRYGILGEFCLGGLFALSFCPVSAALFFGSLMPIAMTSNFPPLLVASYGLGTALPVGVIALLLALSAAKASKALQRIQHLQNAAVNLTGAILIGVGIWLTLSDTLHIL; this is translated from the coding sequence ATGACAAACGAACTCATTGCGGCAACCACGGCGCTGTGGTTGGGCATTCTCACATCCATCAGCCCTTGCCCCTTAGCGACGAATGTCGCGGCCGTCTCCTTGCTGGCACGCAAGGCACACAACAAACGCCGCGCATGTGCCGGAGCCATCGCCTACACCCTCGGGCGCGTAGTGGTTTACATGGGGCTAGCCACCATCCTGATGACTGGCCTCACCTCGATGCCAACACTCTCCAGCTTTCTGCGTAATGAAATCGTCCCCCTCATCGGCCCCATTCTGATCCTTGCCGGCATGGCGGTCGTCGGACTGCTACCGATCCCCGCAAACTTCAGATTAGGGAATGCTCAATTCGCGGATAAATTGACCCGCTATGGGATCTTGGGCGAATTCTGCCTCGGCGGGCTCTTTGCGCTGTCTTTTTGCCCCGTATCAGCGGCCTTATTCTTCGGCTCACTAATGCCGATCGCAATGACATCCAACTTCCCACCGCTTCTAGTTGCCAGTTACGGGCTTGGCACCGCACTCCCTGTCGGCGTCATCGCACTACTACTGGCACTGAGCGCAGCCAAAGCCAGTAAGGCACTGCAACGAATTCAACACTTACAAAATGCGGCAGTCAACCTCACCGGAGCCATCCTGATTGGCGTCGGCATCTGGCTCACACTCTCGGACACACTCCACATTCTATAA
- a CDS encoding nitrophenyl compound nitroreductase subunit ArsF family protein: MRKLLQTILITFAVGSMAYSIWTRNQEPASQTITVPATAELTQSTQVPASSTALTILITYFTTDVRCTSCLNIETLTRAAVEESFAQELAAGRVRFQTLNLDRPENEHFTSDYDIAFKTVVISEETSEEVIRWEKRDDVWKLLDQPEAFKAYITSSVREFLRPQSS, encoded by the coding sequence ATGAGAAAACTCCTGCAAACGATCCTCATCACCTTCGCCGTTGGCTCCATGGCTTATTCGATTTGGACTCGCAACCAGGAGCCTGCATCACAAACAATCACTGTTCCAGCCACAGCCGAACTCACTCAAAGCACCCAAGTTCCTGCGTCATCCACCGCACTAACGATCCTCATCACTTACTTCACCACCGATGTGCGCTGCACATCCTGTCTGAACATCGAGACGCTCACACGTGCAGCGGTCGAAGAGTCCTTCGCGCAGGAGCTCGCGGCGGGGCGCGTGCGCTTTCAGACGCTGAACCTAGACCGACCTGAGAACGAGCACTTCACGAGCGACTACGACATCGCATTTAAAACCGTCGTCATCAGCGAAGAAACGTCAGAGGAAGTGATTCGTTGGGAAAAGCGCGATGATGTGTGGAAACTGCTCGACCAACCGGAAGCATTTAAAGCTTACATCACCTCTTCCGTGCGGGAGTTCCTGAGACCTCAATCATCCTAA
- a CDS encoding DUF5069 domain-containing protein has protein sequence MENIIPLISSGTEGPLGIKHLPRLWLKTLLAASGNLPAGYKDIRPGFDFMVLEGLQIEPDAARAFIMESRPSYLEFEAWIREQEGADLSPQNISKVNSIVTERKKAEGSRSKMLAENGLPEDSPIEDSIMLNNLDDWRSIHQQIV, from the coding sequence ATGGAAAACATCATCCCACTCATCAGTTCTGGAACAGAAGGCCCACTCGGCATCAAGCACCTCCCACGCCTTTGGCTGAAGACCCTGCTCGCGGCCTCCGGGAACCTGCCCGCAGGCTATAAGGACATCCGTCCCGGCTTCGATTTCATGGTGCTCGAAGGACTACAAATAGAACCAGACGCCGCTCGTGCGTTCATCATGGAGTCACGCCCCTCATATTTAGAATTTGAGGCATGGATTCGCGAACAGGAAGGTGCGGATCTCTCTCCGCAAAACATCAGCAAAGTGAATAGCATCGTCACTGAGCGTAAAAAAGCCGAAGGCTCGCGCAGTAAAATGCTGGCCGAAAATGGCCTGCCCGAAGACTCGCCGATCGAAGATTCCATCATGCTCAACAATCTCGACGACTGGAGGAGTATCCACCAACAGATCGTTTAA
- a CDS encoding ArsJ-associated glyceraldehyde-3-phosphate dehydrogenase — translation MAKKKVLINGFGRMGRLFFRAAFGNDEFDIVAINELKGGASTAAHLLEFDSVHGKWGTGKISVAGETISVDGQEIRFSNAATPEDIDVTGIDIVVECSGKFKDEASLQPYYDHGVPKVLVSAPVKGRAFNVVYGVNDDQYDPEAHDLVTSASCTTNCLAPVVKVIKEKLGIVHGVITTIHDITNTQTIIDAPHKDLRRARACSQSLIPTTTGSATAITMIYPELKGKLNGLAVRVPLLNASITDCVFEVARKTTAEEVNALLKEASETYLKDILGYEERPLVSVDFKDDIRSSIIDAPSTMVNDGTQLKIIAWYDNEIGYVNRMADFCAKIARLSK, via the coding sequence ATGGCTAAGAAAAAAGTATTAATCAATGGGTTTGGTAGAATGGGACGTCTCTTTTTTAGAGCCGCCTTTGGTAATGATGAATTTGATATTGTTGCGATTAATGAACTGAAAGGTGGCGCCTCTACGGCGGCTCACTTACTGGAATTTGATTCGGTTCACGGGAAGTGGGGAACTGGAAAGATTTCAGTCGCAGGCGAAACGATCAGTGTCGATGGCCAGGAGATTCGGTTCAGCAATGCTGCAACACCCGAAGACATTGATGTGACGGGAATCGATATCGTGGTCGAATGCTCAGGGAAATTTAAAGATGAAGCCTCGCTCCAACCCTATTACGATCATGGGGTGCCTAAAGTGCTCGTCTCTGCACCCGTAAAAGGACGTGCCTTCAATGTCGTTTATGGCGTCAATGATGACCAGTATGATCCAGAGGCACACGATCTAGTAACATCCGCATCCTGCACCACCAACTGCCTGGCTCCTGTCGTAAAGGTGATTAAAGAAAAACTGGGAATTGTGCATGGCGTGATCACTACGATCCACGACATTACCAATACGCAGACGATTATTGATGCGCCGCATAAAGACTTGCGCCGCGCCCGCGCCTGCTCTCAGTCACTGATCCCGACCACCACCGGATCGGCTACCGCGATTACAATGATCTACCCTGAACTGAAGGGCAAATTGAACGGCTTGGCGGTGCGCGTTCCTCTACTGAATGCTTCAATCACCGATTGTGTGTTTGAAGTCGCACGTAAAACCACCGCTGAAGAAGTCAATGCGCTGCTAAAAGAGGCTTCGGAAACCTATCTCAAAGATATTTTGGGGTATGAAGAACGTCCGTTGGTATCGGTTGATTTTAAAGATGATATCCGCTCTTCGATTATTGATGCGCCTTCCACCATGGTAAATGATGGAACACAGCTAAAAATTATCGCGTGGTATGACAACGAAATCGGTTATGTGAACCGCATGGCTGATTTCTGTGCAAAAATTGCGCGACTTAGCAAATGA
- the arsJ gene encoding organoarsenical effux MFS transporter ArsJ codes for MNQLRSYAVVTGAYWSFMLTDGALRMLVLLYFHELGYAPTTLAFLFLFYEFFGIITNLFGGWGAQRFGLKSTLIGGLALQPIALIGLTFMNPEWAPKIAIPFVMGIQALSGISKDLTKMSAKTAIKYLIPKDQPSSLFKWVAILTGSKNAIKGAGFFVGGYLLYKLGFDCALWVLAAIILLALVSSLLFLPKEIGVTKVKSKLQGLFDQKREIKILSAARVFLFGARDIWFVVAIPVFLTTTFEWSFTQVGSFMACWVIGYGAVQACAPAILKRFTKGHAPGGKAALTISFMLTAIMTLIAVLFSQNIAPHITIVGGLLLFGAVFALNSSVHSFLVLDYADDDKAAVNVGFYYMANAMGRLIGTLFSGLLFQWGGILWALIGSALFLALTSGITLLLPTRKH; via the coding sequence ATGAATCAGCTCCGCTCCTACGCGGTGGTTACCGGAGCCTATTGGTCGTTTATGCTGACCGATGGGGCTCTGCGTATGCTGGTCCTACTCTATTTTCATGAGTTAGGCTATGCACCGACCACGCTCGCATTTCTGTTTCTATTTTATGAGTTCTTCGGCATCATCACCAATCTATTTGGTGGATGGGGCGCCCAGCGCTTTGGACTGAAATCGACCCTCATCGGGGGACTCGCCCTTCAGCCAATCGCGCTGATTGGGCTGACCTTCATGAATCCCGAATGGGCACCTAAAATAGCGATCCCCTTTGTGATGGGGATTCAAGCACTCTCAGGGATCTCCAAAGACCTCACCAAAATGAGTGCAAAAACGGCGATCAAATACTTGATCCCCAAAGACCAACCTTCCTCACTCTTTAAGTGGGTCGCTATATTAACAGGATCTAAAAACGCCATTAAAGGTGCTGGTTTTTTTGTAGGTGGATACCTCCTGTATAAACTAGGCTTTGATTGCGCGCTTTGGGTGCTTGCCGCAATCATCCTACTCGCGCTCGTGTCTTCGCTGCTCTTTTTACCCAAAGAGATTGGCGTTACAAAAGTAAAGAGCAAGTTGCAGGGGCTGTTTGACCAAAAAAGAGAGATTAAAATTCTCTCAGCCGCCCGCGTATTCCTCTTTGGCGCCCGCGATATCTGGTTTGTGGTCGCCATCCCTGTGTTTCTGACAACCACGTTTGAATGGAGTTTCACTCAAGTCGGGTCCTTTATGGCCTGCTGGGTCATCGGCTATGGCGCAGTGCAAGCCTGTGCCCCCGCCATTCTGAAACGATTCACCAAAGGTCATGCCCCCGGCGGCAAAGCAGCGCTCACGATCTCATTCATGCTGACTGCAATCATGACCCTGATCGCTGTCTTGTTTTCTCAAAATATCGCACCGCATATTACCATCGTCGGAGGCCTCCTTCTTTTTGGTGCCGTATTTGCACTGAACTCAAGCGTGCATTCTTTCTTAGTCCTTGATTATGCCGATGATGATAAAGCAGCGGTGAATGTGGGATTTTATTATATGGCCAATGCGATGGGGCGTTTAATCGGAACCCTCTTCTCTGGGCTCCTCTTCCAATGGGGCGGCATACTATGGGCTCTGATCGGTTCAGCTCTCTTTCTTGCACTCACCTCAGGCATCACTCTTTTGCTTCCCACAAGAAAGCATTAG
- a CDS encoding thioredoxin family protein gives MKTIQILGTGCAKCNKLAEATKQAADALGLDYEIEKITEMMRFADFGVMITPAMVVDGEVKVAGKVPTQEALKSMLQ, from the coding sequence ATGAAAACCATACAAATCCTCGGCACGGGTTGTGCCAAATGCAACAAACTGGCGGAAGCCACCAAGCAAGCGGCCGACGCACTCGGCTTAGACTACGAAATCGAAAAAATCACTGAGATGATGCGCTTCGCCGACTTCGGAGTCATGATCACTCCAGCCATGGTGGTCGATGGCGAAGTCAAAGTTGCGGGTAAAGTCCCCACTCAAGAAGCACTGAAAAGCATGCTCCAATAG
- the arsB gene encoding ACR3 family arsenite efflux transporter, whose product MKEQDNPPAGISFFEKNLTVWVALCMVAGVLIGKFLPQIPEVLSRFEYAKVSIPIAGLIWLMIYPMMMKVDFTSLKNVRKEPTGLYVTWVVNWLIKPFTMFGITWLFFHVLFSAFIDPALAKDYVAGAVILGAAPCTAMVFVWSHLTRGNPAYTVVQVATNDLIILVAFVPIVVFLLGITGVSIPWDTLFLSVILFVVIPLTSGIWTRHYVIQKHGDQYFHERFLPKFNNITIVGLLLTLVLIFSFQGGIILENPFHILLISIPLILQTVLIFFIAYLASRKLCLRHDVAAPAGMIGASNFFELAVAVAITIFGASSPVVLVTIVGVLVEVPVMLALVKIANKTKHWFPAK is encoded by the coding sequence ATGAAAGAACAAGACAACCCACCTGCTGGAATCAGCTTCTTTGAAAAGAACCTCACCGTATGGGTGGCGCTCTGCATGGTTGCTGGCGTGCTGATCGGAAAATTCCTACCACAAATCCCCGAGGTGCTCTCCCGATTTGAATACGCCAAAGTTTCAATACCGATCGCGGGTTTAATCTGGCTGATGATCTACCCGATGATGATGAAGGTCGACTTCACCAGTTTGAAGAACGTCCGTAAGGAGCCAACAGGGCTGTATGTCACTTGGGTAGTGAACTGGCTTATCAAGCCGTTCACCATGTTCGGCATCACTTGGTTGTTCTTTCATGTCTTATTTAGTGCATTCATCGATCCGGCACTGGCCAAAGACTATGTCGCCGGAGCCGTTATCCTCGGCGCTGCGCCCTGCACCGCCATGGTGTTCGTATGGAGTCACCTCACACGCGGCAACCCAGCCTACACCGTTGTTCAAGTCGCCACGAACGATCTCATCATCCTCGTCGCATTCGTGCCCATCGTGGTGTTTCTTCTCGGTATCACTGGAGTGAGCATCCCTTGGGACACGCTCTTCCTCTCGGTCATACTGTTCGTCGTCATTCCGCTCACGAGCGGCATCTGGACACGCCACTACGTCATCCAGAAACATGGCGACCAGTATTTCCATGAACGCTTTTTGCCAAAGTTTAATAATATCACGATTGTGGGCTTACTCCTCACGCTCGTGCTCATTTTTTCCTTTCAGGGCGGCATCATTCTTGAGAACCCCTTCCATATCTTACTCATCTCGATCCCTCTGATCCTGCAAACGGTTCTGATTTTCTTTATCGCCTACCTCGCAAGCCGAAAGCTTTGCCTTCGCCATGATGTTGCGGCACCCGCTGGAATGATCGGCGCATCTAACTTCTTTGAGTTAGCCGTGGCTGTGGCCATTACTATCTTTGGAGCTTCATCGCCCGTTGTGCTGGTTACGATTGTCGGGGTGCTCGTCGAAGTGCCAGTAATGCTGGCGCTCGTTAAAATTGCCAATAAAACAAAGCATTGGTTCCCTGCAAAGTAA
- a CDS encoding META domain-containing protein, with translation MNTLKALLLIATALFLGGCASTPKSIAGNYALLSLTGSDATIDEPIIMHVRDTSIAGSGPVNQWQAPIEDDEIGQMITTRRAGPPNMMQFESDLIGALEGSEFELDGRGKLTFTKKRKVTAVFQYVDVEPETSASKE, from the coding sequence ATGAACACACTTAAAGCCCTTTTACTCATTGCAACAGCACTCTTCCTCGGAGGCTGCGCAAGCACTCCAAAATCGATCGCAGGGAACTACGCACTGCTCTCACTGACAGGCTCAGACGCCACGATCGACGAGCCTATCATTATGCACGTGCGCGATACCAGTATCGCGGGCTCTGGCCCCGTCAACCAATGGCAGGCACCCATCGAAGATGACGAAATCGGGCAAATGATCACAACGCGCCGTGCGGGTCCTCCCAACATGATGCAATTTGAGTCCGATCTGATCGGCGCACTCGAAGGCTCCGAATTTGAACTCGACGGGCGCGGCAAGCTTACCTTCACGAAGAAGCGTAAAGTAACTGCCGTCTTCCAATACGTCGATGTCGAGCCAGAGACTTCGGCTTCCAAAGAATAG